One Tolypothrix bouteillei VB521301 DNA window includes the following coding sequences:
- a CDS encoding AAA-like domain-containing protein, whose translation MLSQYQVGGSLYNDAPSYVVRDADEKLYTALKAGEFCYVFNTRQMGKSSLLVRAKHNLEEEGYRCTTIDMNRIGSEQITPLQWYKGIIGDLWRGFGCMEKLNLKTWWQEQDDIPLLQKLSDFIEELLLKQFPKEKLCIFIDEIDSVLSLSFPIDDFFALIRYCYNQRAIDSEYNRITFALFGVATPSDLIRDRNRTPFNIGRAIELYGFTLEEAIPLTQGLTERVEHPTLVLQEILNWTSGQPFLTQKVCQLVAETSQGKLVQKEKAAIDEASWVENIVRSRIINKWESQDEPEHLRTLRDRILRNERSAGKLLSIYQQVLQGIKIPADDSREQIELLLSGLIIKSQGILQVKNRIYEEIFNLQWVEKQLGELRPYSQMFDAWIASKQADSSRLLRGQALIDAQVWVQGKSLQELDYQFITASVEYERKEIQRALETERLQEVEARLAAQKKSARLQRFFLIAVGSGLIVSSALGLGIFFQYRKATVSERQARLSEIQALISSSEGLFASYRRLDALVDAIKAKRRLQKLGKVDANIEQDVNAILQQAVYGEEEHNNLSGHTAAVLAVEISPDSSQIASASVDKTVKLWQRDGKEVATLRGHKAPIRSIDFSSDGTTIASASDDQTIKLWHRDGTLIKTFQAHNAGVWGIAFSPDGQTLASGGMDRTVKLWKRDGTLLKTFRGHTAGVWRVAFSPDGQTLASTSFDMTVKLWKTDGTLFKTLQGHRAVVESVAFSSDGQTIASASGDQTIRLWRRDGTPIRTLKGHNAAVQDIAFSPDGRRLASSSIDKTLKIWSIDGTELNTLRGHTASVWGVSWSKDGSFLASAGSENTVKLWQSQNPFQTTVVADRTAIWAVDISSDSKIIATGSLDHTAKFWNRRGELLNKFLKSKQTSGIFSLAFNPDRKSIVFANGDKNLQLWRQDGTLLKTFPGHDALILTVAFSPDGRTLASGSQDNTVKLWNPNGSLLNTLTGNEGGVWQVAFSPDSRMVASAGGDGKVRLWNLDGKLLTTLQSHDDTSVWRVAFSPDGQTIASGGGDNTIKLWKIDGTLLRTFKGHHGAVWGVAFSPNGQIVASASVDSTVKLWQLNGREVTTLKGHSSTVRGIALSRDGTLLASVGEDNTLILWHLSKILNLDALAYGCDRIRDYLQTNSEIKEGDRNLCDSRQ comes from the coding sequence ATGCTAAGCCAATACCAAGTCGGTGGGAGCTTGTACAATGATGCTCCAAGTTATGTTGTACGTGATGCAGATGAAAAACTTTATACAGCATTAAAAGCAGGAGAATTTTGTTATGTCTTTAATACCCGTCAAATGGGTAAATCATCGTTGCTTGTGAGAGCAAAACACAATCTAGAAGAAGAAGGATATCGCTGTACAACTATTGATATGAACCGTATTGGTAGCGAACAAATAACTCCTTTGCAGTGGTACAAAGGTATCATTGGAGATTTGTGGCGGGGATTTGGTTGTATGGAAAAACTAAATTTAAAAACTTGGTGGCAAGAACAGGATGATATTCCTTTGTTACAAAAATTGAGCGATTTTATCGAAGAATTATTATTGAAGCAATTTCCTAAGGAAAAATTATGTATTTTTATTGATGAAATTGATAGCGTTCTCAGTTTAAGTTTCCCAATTGATGATTTTTTTGCCTTGATTCGCTACTGCTACAATCAAAGAGCGATTGATTCAGAATATAACCGCATTACATTTGCACTCTTTGGAGTGGCAACTCCCTCTGACTTAATTCGCGATCGCAATAGAACTCCTTTTAACATTGGTAGAGCTATTGAGTTATATGGTTTTACTTTAGAAGAAGCAATTCCTTTGACACAAGGATTAACAGAACGAGTTGAACATCCCACTCTAGTTCTTCAAGAAATACTAAATTGGACTTCAGGACAACCATTTCTAACTCAAAAAGTTTGCCAATTAGTAGCTGAAACATCGCAAGGAAAACTTGTTCAAAAAGAAAAAGCAGCCATAGATGAAGCATCTTGGGTAGAAAATATTGTTCGTTCTCGCATCATTAATAAGTGGGAATCTCAAGACGAACCAGAGCATTTACGGACGCTCCGCGATCGCATTCTTAGGAACGAACGTTCTGCTGGCAAGTTGCTGAGCATTTATCAGCAAGTTTTACAAGGAATAAAAATTCCTGCAGATGACAGTCGCGAACAAATTGAACTCCTGTTAAGCGGGTTAATTATCAAAAGTCAAGGTATATTGCAAGTCAAAAATCGGATTTATGAGGAAATTTTTAACCTCCAGTGGGTAGAAAAACAGCTTGGCGAGCTACGTCCCTACTCTCAGATGTTCGATGCTTGGATTGCCTCAAAGCAAGCAGATTCTTCGCGGCTGTTACGCGGACAAGCATTGATTGATGCTCAAGTTTGGGTACAGGGCAAAAGTTTGCAAGAACTTGATTATCAGTTCATCACTGCTTCTGTGGAATATGAGAGAAAAGAAATACAACGAGCATTAGAAACAGAACGACTGCAAGAAGTAGAAGCCAGACTGGCTGCACAGAAAAAAAGTGCCAGACTGCAAAGATTTTTTTTGATTGCTGTGGGGAGTGGATTAATTGTTTCTAGCGCGTTGGGGCTGGGAATATTTTTTCAATACCGCAAAGCAACTGTGAGCGAACGTCAAGCAAGACTGAGCGAAATTCAAGCCTTAATCTCTTCATCGGAAGGGCTTTTTGCTTCTTATCGCAGGTTAGATGCACTTGTAGACGCAATCAAAGCCAAACGAAGACTTCAAAAACTGGGGAAAGTAGATGCAAATATAGAGCAGGACGTCAATGCTATTTTGCAGCAAGCTGTTTATGGAGAAGAAGAGCATAACAACTTATCAGGGCATACAGCCGCTGTTTTAGCAGTGGAAATTAGTCCTGATAGTTCTCAAATTGCCTCAGCAAGTGTCGATAAAACAGTTAAACTTTGGCAGCGGGATGGTAAAGAAGTTGCAACTCTTAGAGGTCATAAAGCTCCTATAAGGAGTATAGATTTTAGCTCTGATGGAACAACAATTGCTTCTGCAAGCGACGATCAAACAATAAAACTTTGGCACAGAGATGGGACTTTGATCAAAACGTTTCAAGCTCATAATGCTGGAGTGTGGGGAATTGCCTTTAGTCCGGACGGTCAAACTCTTGCATCAGGTGGTATGGATAGAACAGTAAAACTATGGAAGCGAGACGGTACTTTACTCAAAACTTTCCGGGGTCATACTGCAGGAGTGTGGAGAGTCGCATTTAGCCCAGACGGCCAAACTCTTGCCTCTACAAGTTTCGACATGACAGTGAAGTTATGGAAAACAGATGGAACCTTATTCAAAACGCTCCAAGGTCATCGTGCTGTCGTAGAATCTGTGGCTTTTAGCTCCGACGGTCAAACAATCGCTTCTGCAAGTGGCGACCAAACAATTAGGCTTTGGAGACGAGATGGTACCCCCATCAGAACTCTCAAAGGTCATAATGCTGCGGTACAGGATATTGCGTTTAGTCCAGATGGTCGGCGATTGGCTTCCTCAAGTATTGACAAAACATTAAAAATATGGAGTATTGACGGCACAGAGCTAAACACTCTTAGAGGACACACGGCCTCAGTCTGGGGCGTCAGCTGGAGCAAAGATGGTAGTTTTCTGGCTTCTGCAGGGTCAGAAAACACTGTCAAACTTTGGCAGAGCCAGAACCCATTCCAAACAACTGTCGTTGCTGACAGAACGGCAATTTGGGCAGTAGACATTAGTTCTGACAGCAAAATCATTGCGACTGGGAGTCTCGATCACACGGCTAAGTTCTGGAATCGTCGTGGTGAATTGCTCAACAAGTTCTTAAAATCAAAACAAACTTCTGGGATTTTTTCACTTGCTTTCAATCCAGATCGCAAGTCAATTGTATTTGCCAATGGCGACAAGAACTTGCAACTTTGGAGACAAGACGGAACTCTGCTAAAGACTTTCCCCGGTCATGATGCATTGATATTGACAGTTGCCTTTAGTCCTGATGGTCGAACTTTAGCTTCAGGAAGTCAAGATAATACCGTTAAGCTCTGGAACCCTAATGGGAGTTTGCTAAACACTTTAACAGGGAATGAAGGTGGTGTTTGGCAAGTTGCGTTTAGCCCAGATAGTCGGATGGTTGCTTCTGCTGGTGGTGACGGTAAGGTGAGACTGTGGAATCTTGATGGTAAGTTACTCACAACTCTTCAAAGTCATGATGATACTTCTGTATGGAGAGTAGCATTTAGCCCCGACGGTCAAACGATCGCATCTGGCGGTGGAGACAACACAATTAAGCTCTGGAAAATTGATGGCACTTTGCTGCGAACTTTTAAGGGTCATCATGGTGCAGTTTGGGGAGTTGCTTTTAGTCCCAACGGTCAGATCGTTGCTTCTGCAAGTGTAGACAGCACTGTTAAACTTTGGCAGCTTAACGGTCGGGAAGTAACGACCCTTAAAGGACATAGTTCAACAGTGAGGGGAATTGCGCTCAGTCGTGACGGTACTTTGCTGGCTTCAGTCGGCGAAGACAACACGCTGATTTTATGGCATCTATCAAAGATTCTCAATCTAGATGCACTGGCTTACGGTTGCGATCGCATACGAGATTATTTACAGACGAATTCGGAAATAAAAGAAGGCGATCGCAACCTGTGCGATAGTCGTCAATAA